GATGAACCGATCACTCGCGCGGAAATGGCGACTGTATTGGCTAATGTCAACGGATACATTGCTGTGGGAAACAATCAATTCTCTGACATCGACAGCGGCAAATGGTATTATGAGAATGTATTAAAGCTTGCTACAGCCGGCATTATGCTTGGCTTTGACGGTAAGGCGCGACCTGAGGATAAGATAACCCGTGAGGAGGCAGCAACTCTTCTCGCACGCACCTTCGACATACCCGATAAAGCATACGAAATTAATCCTTTCAAAGATGAGTACAGCATTTCAGCTTGGTCGGCAGGTTATGTCCATAGCCTGCGTGCAGCTGGGTACATATCAGGCAGACCTAGTGGTAACTTTGACGCGAAAGAGAGTATCACTCGTGCCGAAGTCGTCACCATTCTTGATAATATGGTGAAAGCCTTTTATAACGCCAAAGGTGAATACAGTGGCAATATTAGCGGCAATGCACTTGTACGCACCGACGGGATAATTCTAAACAACATGAAAATCTCAGGAAGCCTATACCTTACAGAGGGCATCGGCTTGGGTGAGGTTACGCTCATTGATGTCATTGTAGAAAAAACGACCCATATTCTTGGAGGGGGCACCAATTCCATCCAAGTCACTGGAGGAGATTTAGGAGAAGTCGAGTTGAACAGTTTTTACAAAACACATCTCGCTCTTTCCAGTAACACAAAAGCTTCCAAGATCAACATGCTTAATACAGGAACCGTTACCCAGGGAGACGTAAAGGTAGCGTTTGAAGCCACGACTGGTGTTCTAACCTTAGGTGGAACCATTGACAAGGCAGTAATGAAAGCAGATGGTACTATGTCAATCACCGCAAGTGGGATAGAATATGAGATTACTCAATCCAAAGGTGTTACGTTAAAACTTGCACTAGCTGATGGCAGCATTATCAAGGAGATGAGCTTAAGCGCGCCATTGCATATCATTGGAACAGGTAGAATTGACAAAATGGAAATACATACAAGTGGCACTGTGTTGGACAACAGTGTAATTGTAAAGCTTGAAAATATAACCTTGGGTAAGGACGTTTCTGTGACGATAGGCGGGAAAATATTTGCAGGCACGGGTGGAACACTTAAAGTGGATGATTCCGTTAGCAGCAGACCCACACCGACAGATACTGTAACCGTGGCGTTCCAAACTAATGGCGGATCAGAACTTTCACTTCTTCAGGTCCCGCGGGGAGAAACGCTTCCAGCGATTCCTATGCCCATCAAGGAAAACTACGCCTTTATCGGCTGGTATACCGACCAGAATCTCAACAATGAATTTTATTCTGACTTAGCAATTGGACAGGATATGATTTTATATGCCAGATATACTGAGCGGGACGGCAATATGAGAGTATATGTAGACCCGAACAAGTATGTCGAGAACTTCAATCCCAATGATTCTATATCAATCCTTTCCTCCGTGACAATAACGTCAGAGAACCTCATGGACTATGTCGAACTCAAATCCTACTTGGAAGAACTCCCTTCTCTGAGGGTGTACGGAGCAGAAGGGGAATATACCCTGTTACCTGAAGAACCCTATGTAGGTGGAGGCCTTTACGAACTCACGCTGAAAAGCGAGGAACTGAGCTTCAAAG
Above is a genomic segment from Methanosarcinales archaeon containing:
- a CDS encoding S-layer homology domain-containing protein; amino-acid sequence: MKHLFFRRMLAFVLILALSIGNIPSTAFAVEAHYSDTAGHWALKAIERWSDYGVLNGHAGLFHPDEPITRAEMATVLANVNGYIAVGNNQFSDIDSGKWYYENVLKLATAGIMLGFDGKARPEDKITREEAATLLARTFDIPDKAYEINPFKDEYSISAWSAGYVHSLRAAGYISGRPSGNFDAKESITRAEVVTILDNMVKAFYNAKGEYSGNISGNALVRTDGIILNNMKISGSLYLTEGIGLGEVTLIDVIVEKTTHILGGGTNSIQVTGGDLGEVELNSFYKTHLALSSNTKASKINMLNTGTVTQGDVKVAFEATTGVLTLGGTIDKAVMKADGTMSITASGIEYEITQSKGVTLKLALADGSIIKEMSLSAPLHIIGTGRIDKMEIHTSGTVLDNSVIVKLENITLGKDVSVTIGGKIFAGTGGTLKVDDSVSSRPTPTDTVTVAFQTNGGSELSLLQVPRGETLPAIPMPIKENYAFIGWYTDQNLNNEFYSDLAIGQDMILYARYTERDGNMRVYVDPNKYVENFNPNDSISILSSVTITSENLMDYVELKSYLEELPSLRVYGAEGEYTLLPEEPYVGGGLYELTLKSEELSFKGEDVAVRKLSYRIHKDETKIIELVDGLIYVLWVDVADLGQGAYAVPAAKYDIEAGDTVCFWNEVYDDHMKYRNIVLATPIKDEDGNGDVLLLNTEASNPEDVFDKMDIYVEQGIPIEDYLDQIDTKKIEQDVKNSAGARQITAILNQAIVQSPTIQALVAEEIYFKSPSETTEHRDIPVELLFKDIEDLEVTCIVGGTDNANFPTAFNPETAAASEWGKDYSPVMTLTLKYSTVIKEKINVEAEITIKEYLSASLQGGGNIKGMDNFDFDYAINL